The stretch of DNA TCCATATTTTTCCAAAGAACGTGCCTACTTGCCTGATGCAGAGCGCGTTCTAGATGGATGCCGCGCAACACTCTCGTTCTAAACAAAGGGGAATTAGACAATGGCGAACGAATTCATACTGCCTGATCTTGGAGAAGGCATTCATGAAGCGGAAGTACTGGCGGTAAAGGTTGCGGAAGGCGACCAGGTCAAAGAAGACCAGCCGATTTTGGAAGTTGAGACCGACAAAGCCGTGGTCGAAATTCCCTGCCCGGTAAATGGCGTGATTGAAAAGATCCACGTCAAAGTCGGAGAAGTTGTAAAAGTCGGCATGGTCATGGTCACCTTCGGTGGTGCAGGCAGCTCAACCGCCGCGCCCAAGAAAGAAGCAGCATCGTCAGCTGAAAAGGCAAGCGGCCACACACAAACTCCTGCTGCGCCACAACTGGCGACGGCAGTATCGACAGCCCCATCTTCAGGCAACGGCAAAGCGACACTGCCATCGCATGCATTCGGTCCGGTACCGGCTGCACCCGCCACAAGAAGACTGGCAAGAGAACTCAATCTCGATTTGCGCATGATCAAAGGCAGCGGTCCATCGGGTCGTGTGACCAAAGAAGACGTCAGAGCTTTTGCGGCAGGTTCGCTGGAAGGCACCATATCAGGTGCATCAAGCCAGACTCATCCAATCGAAAGCAAAATTGCTTCAGCACCGGCTGCGGTGCAATCGCTGGCGACAAAATACGGCGAAAGCGGTGGCAAGTCAGCGCCTTTAGCATCTGGCGGCATGGGCGCAACGCCTGTAGACATGCCCGATTTCACGAAATTCGGACCAGTCGAGCGCGTCCCCCTGAAAGGAATCAGAAGAAAGATTGCAGAGAACATGATGCAATCCTGGACACACATCCCGCATGTCACCACCATGGACGAAG from Candidatus Melainabacteria bacterium encodes:
- a CDS encoding 2-oxo acid dehydrogenase subunit E2, which codes for MANEFILPDLGEGIHEAEVLAVKVAEGDQVKEDQPILEVETDKAVVEIPCPVNGVIEKIHVKVGEVVKVGMVMVTFGGAGSSTAAPKKEAASSAEKASGHTQTPAAPQLATAVSTAPSSGNGKATLPSHAFGPVPAAPATRRLARELNLDLRMIKGSGPSGRVTKEDVRAFAAGSLEGTISGASSQTHPIESKIASAPAAVQSLATKYGESGGKSAPLASGGMGATPVDMPDFTKFGPVERVPLKGIRRKIAENMMQSWTHIPHVTTMDEADVTALDALRAKYENEVKQHGGRLTLTVFALKAIASGLKKYPQFNASLDEKTGELIFKHYYNIGVAVATERGLIVPVIRNVDQKSIIELSKELAELSEKTKAGKVELERLQGGTFTLTNIGAIGGTNMVPMINHPEAAILGMARAAQKPVVRNGNIEVGLIMPLALSFDHRIADGAEAAFFVQHVVKRLQEPFTFLLEA